One stretch of Pelmatolapia mariae isolate MD_Pm_ZW linkage group LG3_W, Pm_UMD_F_2, whole genome shotgun sequence DNA includes these proteins:
- the LOC134623831 gene encoding low affinity immunoglobulin gamma Fc region receptor II-like, whose translation MKETSLGCLLILISVLSCTTHQARLTVSPSSSQFFIRDFVSLSCEEDDSSAGWTLRRNISKRQRTQCGDGWGKPAGSSCNISTILPQDSGVYWCESREGPMSNMVNLTVTGGSVILQSPVLPVMEGDDVTLLCKTKTTPSNLPAAFYKDGSLIRKQPTGHMTIKHVSRSDEGLYKCDISGHGESPSSWITVTDKHTTTPPPTSTPPPTSTTPSSSTSPPSLSSTALSVLSFLKSICGFLLVLLVLLGGRYIHRKTEADDLTHSHRKSQVINNSQSEEAEVVFNMLCVEGSC comes from the exons ATGAAAGAAACTTCTCTGGGCTGTCTGCTCA ttctgatctcagtgctgagctgcacaacacaccaag ctcgtctgactgtgagtcccagcagctctcagttctttatcagagactttgtgtctctgagctgtgaggaggacgacagctctgctggatggactctgaggagaaacataAGCAAACGacagaggactcagtgtggagatgggtggggaaAACCAGCTGGTTCTTCCTGTAACATCAGTACAATTTTACCACaggacagtggagtttactggtgtgagtccagagagggtcccatgagtaacatggttaacctgacagtcactg gtggatcagtgatcctgcagagtcctgtcctccctgtgatggagggagatgacgtcactctgctctgtaaaacaaagaccactccctccaacctcccagctgctttctataaagatggctccctcatcaggaagcagcctacaggtcacatgaccatcaagcatgtttccaggtctgatgaaggcctctacaagtgtgacatcagcggtcatggagagtctccatccagctggatcactgtcacag acaaacacaccaccacacctccacctacatccacacctccacctacatcaaCAACTCCATCTTCATCCACTtctcctccatcactctcctccaCTGCTCTCTCTGTGTTGTCATTTCTTAAATCAATCTGTGGGTTCttactggtgttactggttcttTTGGGGGGACGATATATTCACAGGAAAACTGAAG CTGATGACCTGACTCACAGTCACAGAAAATCTCAAGTCATcaacaacagccaatcagaggaagcAGAGGTAGTTTTTAATATGCTGTGTGTTGAGGGTTCATGTTGA
- the LOC134624708 gene encoding Fc receptor-like B produces MKETSLQCLLILISLLSCTTHQARLTVSPSSSQFFEGDFVSLSCEEDDSSAGWTLRRNTSRRQRTQCGDGWGRWSGSSCNIIVLPQDSGVYWCESREGPISNMVNLTVTGGSVILQSPVLPVMEGDDVTLLCKTETTPSNLPAAFYKDGSLIRKQPTGHMTIQHVSRSDEGLYKCDISGHGESPSSWITVTGEELERMTSRTAKAQVINNSQSEEAETLKQSQTSSTPH; encoded by the exons atgaaggaaacatctctGCAATGTCTGCTCA ttctgatctcactgctgagctgcacaacacaccaag ctcgtctgactgtgagtcccagcagctctcagttctttgaaggagactttgtgtctctaagctgtgaggaggacgacagctctgctggatggactctgaggagaaacacaagcagacgacagaggactcagtgtggagatgggtggggaaGATGGTCTGGTTCTTCCTGTAACATCATTGTTCTCCCTCaggacagtggagtttactggtgtgagtccagagagggtcccatcagtaacatggttaacctgacagtcactg gtggatcagtgatcctgcagagtcctgtcctccctgtgatggagggagatgacgtcactctgctctgtaaaacagagaccactccctccaacctcccagctgctttctataaagatggctccctcatcaggaagcagcctacaggtcacatgaccatccagcatgtttccaggtctgatgaaggcctctacaagtgtgacatcagcggtcatggagagtctccatccagctggatcactgtcacag GGGAGGAGTTGGAGAGGATGACATCACGTACAGCAAAGGCTCAAGTCATcaacaacagccaatcagaggaagcAGAG actttaaagCAGAGCCAGACGTCGTCTACTCCtcactga